A single genomic interval of Solimonas sp. K1W22B-7 harbors:
- a CDS encoding YnfA family protein has product MLKTTLLFFATALAEIVGCYLPWLWLRQGKSAWLLLPAAASLALFVWLLSLHPAASGRVYAAYGGVYVFTALVWLRLVDGVRLSSWDWVGAGVALAGMAIIAAGWQRPA; this is encoded by the coding sequence GCTCAAGACCACCCTGCTCTTCTTCGCCACCGCCCTGGCCGAGATCGTCGGCTGCTACCTGCCTTGGCTGTGGCTGCGCCAGGGCAAGTCCGCCTGGCTGCTGCTGCCGGCCGCGGCCAGCCTGGCGCTGTTTGTCTGGCTGCTGAGCCTGCACCCCGCCGCCAGCGGCCGGGTCTACGCCGCCTATGGCGGGGTCTATGTCTTCACTGCCCTGGTCTGGCTGCGTCTGGTGGACGGCGTGCGGCTCAGCTCCTGGGACTGGGTCGGCGCCGGGGTGGCCTTGGCCGGCATGGCGATCATCGCGGCC